In a genomic window of Sphingomonas koreensis:
- the trbL gene encoding P-type conjugative transfer protein TrbL has product MTDLNVIDQFLQAFIRYIDSGFGLLGGDVHFLAATLIGIDITLAGLFWALGGEQDVMGRFLKKILYVGAFAFILNSFPTLATIVFNSFAAAGLTAGGGTISADDLLKPGRLAGTGFSAAWPLLEQVSQLLGFTTFFDNFLTIAVLLFAWVLVILSFFILAIQLFITILEFKLTTLAGFVLVPFALWNRTSFLAERVLGSVVSSGIKVMVLAVIVGIGSNYFNDFVGSLQGQEPDIGKAMSLALAALTLFGLGIFGPSIATGLVSGAPQLGAGAVAGTALGAAGVVALGGGAALAGGRAIGGAALGAVRAGTSMGSAASTAYKLGQESTGSTSVGTGLKGVASAAGSALRNRAAGAFGIGEAAASGRQAAFDALAHRQTPATSGSDQAAEHQPAWAQALRRQQDARHHRQVVAHTLREGDRGGASATPDIKEKED; this is encoded by the coding sequence ATGACCGACCTCAACGTCATCGACCAGTTCCTGCAGGCGTTCATTCGCTACATCGACAGCGGGTTCGGCTTGCTGGGCGGCGATGTCCATTTTCTGGCGGCGACGCTGATCGGCATCGACATCACGCTGGCGGGCCTGTTCTGGGCGCTGGGCGGCGAACAGGATGTGATGGGGCGCTTCCTTAAGAAGATCCTCTATGTTGGCGCGTTCGCCTTCATCCTGAACAGCTTCCCAACCCTCGCGACGATCGTGTTCAACTCGTTCGCTGCGGCCGGGCTGACCGCGGGCGGCGGCACCATCTCGGCCGACGATCTGCTCAAGCCGGGCAGGCTGGCCGGAACGGGATTCTCCGCTGCCTGGCCGCTGCTCGAGCAGGTCTCGCAGCTTCTCGGCTTCACGACCTTCTTCGACAATTTCCTGACGATCGCTGTGCTGCTCTTCGCCTGGGTGCTGGTGATCCTGTCGTTCTTCATCCTCGCGATCCAGCTGTTCATCACGATCCTGGAGTTCAAGCTGACCACCTTGGCCGGCTTCGTGCTGGTGCCCTTCGCGTTGTGGAACCGCACCAGCTTCCTCGCCGAGCGCGTGCTGGGAAGCGTTGTCAGCTCAGGCATCAAGGTGATGGTGCTCGCCGTTATCGTTGGGATCGGTTCGAACTACTTCAACGATTTCGTCGGATCCCTACAGGGTCAGGAGCCCGATATCGGGAAGGCGATGAGCCTGGCGCTCGCCGCACTCACCTTGTTCGGACTCGGCATTTTCGGTCCGAGCATTGCGACCGGCCTGGTCTCCGGTGCGCCTCAGCTCGGCGCCGGCGCGGTCGCCGGCACGGCGCTCGGTGCCGCCGGCGTCGTTGCGCTGGGTGGTGGTGCCGCCCTTGCCGGTGGACGTGCCATCGGAGGGGCCGCTCTGGGTGCGGTCCGTGCTGGCACATCGATGGGCTCGGCAGCGTCGACTGCCTACAAGCTCGGCCAGGAGAGCACGGGCTCCACCAGCGTCGGCACCGGGCTCAAGGGGGTTGCGAGCGCGGCGGGCAGCGCATTGCGCAATCGCGCCGCCGGGGCTTTCGGTATCGGCGAGGCCGCGGCTTCGGGTCGCCAGGCAGCTTTCGACGCGCTTGCCCACCGGCAGACGCCCGCCACCAGCGGATCCGATCAGGCCGCCGAGCACCAGCCGGCCTGGGCGCAGGCACTGCGCCGCCAGCAGGATGCGCGCCATCATCGCCAGGTCGTCGCCCACACCCTGCGCGAGGGCGATCGCGGCGGCGCGTCGGCAACCCCTGACATCAAGGAAAAGGAGGACTGA
- the trbF gene encoding conjugal transfer protein TrbF, translating into MLFKRSVQRYGRTPEPDTPFHRAGQLWDERIGSARVQARNWRLMAFGGLALTTAMSGALIWQSLQSRVTPYVVEVDRLGEARAISEAEAGHRPTDPQISWHLARFIEKVRSVSLDPVLMRRDWLSAYDFASQRGAVFLGDYARSANPFGAIGQKTVSVQVTSVVRASDQSFQVKWIETAFDRGAQAGTSHWTGILTVKLKPPASAEVLRKNPLGLYVDAIDWSREIEPAANPAVSSRAAARPVQPAPEVSITAATDGAASASPIPANPENRQ; encoded by the coding sequence ATGCTCTTCAAGCGAAGCGTCCAGCGCTACGGGCGAACGCCCGAACCCGACACGCCCTTTCATCGTGCCGGCCAGCTCTGGGACGAGCGGATCGGATCGGCGCGCGTCCAGGCGCGCAATTGGCGGCTGATGGCCTTTGGCGGACTGGCGCTCACTACGGCCATGTCGGGCGCGCTGATATGGCAGTCGCTGCAGAGTCGGGTGACGCCCTATGTCGTCGAGGTCGATCGCCTCGGCGAGGCACGCGCGATCAGCGAAGCCGAGGCTGGGCATCGCCCTACGGACCCCCAGATCTCCTGGCATCTGGCCCGCTTCATCGAGAAGGTGCGCTCAGTCTCGCTCGACCCGGTGCTGATGCGGCGCGACTGGCTATCGGCCTATGACTTCGCCAGCCAGCGTGGCGCGGTGTTCCTCGGTGACTATGCGCGGTCGGCGAACCCGTTCGGTGCCATTGGCCAAAAGACGGTATCGGTTCAGGTCACGAGCGTGGTCCGTGCGTCGGATCAGTCATTTCAGGTGAAGTGGATCGAGACCGCCTTCGACCGGGGCGCGCAGGCGGGAACCTCGCACTGGACCGGCATCCTGACCGTCAAGCTCAAGCCGCCCGCATCGGCGGAGGTGCTGCGCAAGAATCCGCTCGGCCTCTATGTCGATGCGATCGACTGGAGCCGCGAGATCGAGCCGGCGGCCAACCCGGCGGTCTCGTCGCGAGCAGCCGCGCGCCCGGTGCAACCGGCCCCCGAAGTTTCGATCACCGCCGCGACTGATGGCGCCGCCTCGGCGAGCCCAATCCCTGCCAATCCGGAGAATCGGCAATGA
- the trbG gene encoding P-type conjugative transfer protein TrbG has protein sequence MKRPSNLPTLFAVAIVLIVPTSTFAQRSSAANAPQRTTSTIAAANRAATREPSPLAFLNAAAVMPYAEGAIYQVYTTPERVTDIVLEPGEVLGAVASGDTARWVIGDTTSGAGGSKRVHILVKPYAAGLSTTLVITTDRRTYHLALTSARSVGMSALSWTYPQDALLAIQRTEEAAAAATPVAAGLDVDQLHFNYAISGDTPRWRPLRAFDDGRQTYIEFPASLAVGEAPPLFLVGAKGEAQLVNYRLRGRYYVVDRIFDVAELRLGAKRQEIVRLTRIDEAGRRGRTKGRAS, from the coding sequence ATGAAACGCCCCAGCAACTTGCCCACGCTGTTTGCGGTGGCGATTGTCTTGATCGTACCCACCAGCACCTTTGCGCAGCGTTCAAGCGCCGCCAATGCTCCCCAGCGGACGACATCGACGATCGCCGCGGCAAACCGGGCCGCAACGCGCGAACCGTCTCCGCTGGCCTTTCTCAATGCCGCTGCGGTCATGCCCTATGCCGAAGGCGCGATCTATCAGGTCTACACCACGCCGGAACGCGTGACCGACATCGTGCTTGAGCCCGGTGAGGTGCTGGGCGCGGTGGCGAGCGGCGACACGGCGCGCTGGGTGATCGGCGATACCACGAGCGGCGCAGGTGGCAGCAAGCGCGTCCATATCCTCGTGAAGCCCTATGCTGCGGGTCTCTCCACCACTCTCGTCATCACCACGGATCGGCGGACCTATCATCTCGCGCTCACCAGCGCGCGCAGCGTCGGCATGTCGGCGCTGAGCTGGACCTATCCGCAGGATGCGTTGCTGGCGATCCAGCGAACCGAGGAAGCGGCGGCTGCGGCTACCCCGGTGGCCGCCGGACTCGACGTCGATCAGCTCCATTTCAACTATGCCATCTCCGGGGATACGCCGCGATGGCGGCCGTTGCGCGCGTTCGACGACGGCAGGCAGACCTATATCGAGTTTCCTGCGAGCCTGGCGGTCGGGGAAGCGCCGCCGCTGTTCCTCGTTGGCGCGAAGGGCGAGGCGCAGCTGGTCAACTACCGCCTGCGCGGACGCTATTATGTGGTCGACAGGATCTTCGACGTTGCCGAGCTCCGCCTCGGCGCCAAGCGCCAGGAGATCGTCCGGCTTACCCGCATCGATGAAGCCGGGCGCCGCGGTCGGACGAAGGGGAGAGCGTCGTGA